The proteins below come from a single Juglans regia cultivar Chandler chromosome 12, Walnut 2.0, whole genome shotgun sequence genomic window:
- the LOC108998186 gene encoding oxygen-evolving enhancer protein 1, chloroplastic-like, with protein sequence MAASLQAAATLLQPAKVGVSSRSSLQLRSSQSVSKCFGVEPAAARLTCSLHADIKDLANKCVDATKIAGFALATSALVVSGASAEGVPKRLTYDEIQSKTYMEVKGTGTANQCPTIDGGVDKFAFKPGKYSAKKLCLEPTSFTVKAEGVNKNSPPEFQNTKLMTRLTYTLDEIEGPFEVSPDGTIKFEEKDGIDYAAVTVQLPGGERVPFLFTIKQLVASGKPESFGGEFLVPSYRGSSFLDPKGRGGSTGYDNAVALPAGGRGDEEELVKENIKNTSSSTGKITLSVTNSKPETGEVIGVFESIQPSDTDLGAKTPKEVKIQGIWYAQLD encoded by the exons ATGGCAGCCTCACTACAAGCAGCGGCTACACTCTTGCAACCCGCCAAGGTGGGTGTGTCTTCTAGGAGTAGCCTGCAGCTCAGGTCTTCTCAAAGTGTTTCCAAGTGCTTTGGCGTGGAACCAGCTGCAGCCAGGCTGACGTGTTCTCTGCATGCTGATATTAAGGACTTGGCTAACAAGTGTGTCGACGCTACCAAGATTGCCGGCTTTGCTCTTGCAACCTCGGCCCTCGTTGTGTCG ggaGCAAGTGCTGAAGGAGTTCCGAAGAGACTAACCTACGATGAAATTCAAAGCAAGACATACATGGAGGTAAAGGGAACCGGCACGGCCAACCAGTGCCCAACCATTGATGGCGGAGTTGACAAATTCGCTTTCAAGCCCGGCAAGTACAGCGCCAAGAAGCTCTGCTTGGAACCCACTTCCTTCACTGTCAAAGCCGAAGGTGTGAACAAGAATTCCCCACCCGAGTTCCAAAACACCAAGCTCATGACCCGCTTGACCTACACCCTCGACGAAATTGAAGGACCCTTTGAAGTATCCCCCGACGGCACCATCAAGTTCGAGGAAAAAGACGGCATCGACTACGCCGCCGTCACCGTACAGCTTCCCGGCGGCGAGAGGGTACCATTCCTTTTCACCATCAAACAGTTGGTAGCATCAGGAAAACCAGAGAGCTTTGGCGGAGAGTTTTTGGTACCTTCCTACCGTGGCTCCTCTTTCTTGGACCCAAAGGGAAGGGGTGGATCAACAGGTTATGACAATGCAGTAGCATTGCCTGCCGGAGGAAGAGGGGATGAAGAAGAACTCGTGAAGGAAAACATAAAGAATACATCTTCATCGACGGGGAAAATCACCCTGAGTGTCACCAATAGCAAGCCTGAGACAGGGGAGGTGATTGGTGTGTTTGAAAGCATACAGCCATCTGACACTGATTTGGGAGCAAAAACTCCAAAGGAGGTGAAGATCCAGGGAATTTGGTACGCTCAGCTCGATTGA